GAACGGGCGTAAGACCAGGATTTCTGGCAATCCGACTGCTTTGTCTAGCCAGCCGTACAGCGAACAGCTTGGACTATTCGCCTAGCCGGAGAATCCCCGCACCTTTAGGTCGGGGAGCATGTCAATTAGATCGGGTGATCCAAGGGATTAATCGCTGCAAATAAAGCTGAGTAGTCCCCTTGGGCTAATCCCAAAGTTAACGCTTTCTCTAAAATTTGGCCGATACCCTGGAGGCTGTCGGTCATCAGGTTTAAGTCCTGGGCTTCTGTCAAAAACAGATCAACGTCTTTGAGAAGATGTTGGGTGGGGAAATTGGGTCGATCGAAATCGCGATCGACCATGCGCTGGAGTTTTTTGTCAAAGGTGGGGGCATACACGGCACTGTCCCGCACAATGGCCATAAATTGCTCCACATCCACCCCTTGGCGCTGAACAAAGGCCAAACTGAGGGCAAAGGTGCTGGTGAGTCCGGCAATCAGTTGATTGAGGGCCAGCTTCAAGGCCATGGCTTGCCCCACGGCACCGATGGCATGGGGGTGGGGGCTGAAGCACTGGAGCAGGGGTTGCCCTTGGCTAAACTGTTGGGGCGTGGATCCCACCATCACGATCAGGGTACCGCTGCGAGCTTCGGGAATACTGCCCAGCACTGGCGCTTCCCAATACTCCCCCCCGGCGGCTTCCACCTGGGCGCAAATGTCTCGACTTTCCTGGGGGGCGATCGTCCCCATTTGGACCAGGGTTTTGCCGGGGATCTGCGATCGGGCCTCCTCCGTCAACAGGGTCTCGGCAATGGCGGCGGCATCGGTGAGCACCAACAGGATACAGTCCGCCTGAGCCAAAACGGTGGCGGGGGTGGGGGCTAGGCTGGCTCCAGCCTGGACGAGACTGGCGGCTTTGGCAGCGGTGCGGTTATAAACCGTGAGGGATGCGCCGGATTCCAGGAGGCGATGGCCCAGGGGCACCCCCATTAAGCCAGTACCAATGAGACCGTAATGCATGGGTGGGATTCAATATGGGGTGAACAAAGGCAGGAACCCTATTCTACCCCTCACCTTATCGTCCCAAGGGCTACCCACTTAAGGGCGGAAGGTGCCCCACCCTCCCGTTAATCTTGTCCCGCCTTCAACGCAAACCTGTCCTACAGCAACCCTAAATCAGTTGTAAGGATCTCGACGGCTGAAACCCTTGGTGTGGTGTGCCCCCTCCGGGGGCACACCACACGACCCATTTAGGACTGCTGTAATGGGTCTGAAAAACGCCATAACCCGGTTTTGGGTCTAGGGCACCAGCCACCATGACGGAGCCAACCCCGATCGCCCTGAAGTTGCCCCCCAGAGCTAGATCAATGATGAGTGAGGTACCCCTCAGGGTTATTTCCCAGCTAAATTTCCAATAGTCTTAAGGTTTTTTGGTTACATACCGTAACAAAGATAACCGAAAGTTATAGGTAATTACGGGAAAACCAATATGTACTCCAATCACAGTAGCCCAAACTGTTTAGCCCAAACTGTTTAGCCCAAACTGTTTAGCCCAAACTGTCTAGCCTAAACTATCGATCGCCCAAAATTCGTAATTATTCAGGGGTTCACAGGAGAATGAGGGTTTCAGGCTCTAGACAACAGACCTTAGACGATGTGAGAGGCTCCATTTCACGTTGGCAGATTCCCCAATTTTGGTAGGGGCAATCCCCCCGTGGTTGCCCCGGTTGTGGGTCCCCCAGAGGGTCGGCCCGGGGGCGAGAACCCTTTGTTCCCAGGATCAGGAGGACATAATGATGCATGAATCTGACTATGACCAACCATCCGTAACCACCGCCTTTCGCCATGAGCGATCGGTGCGCCGTGCCTTGAGCGTTTTGGACATCAAACACCAGCGGCTCCAAGAGGATATCGAGCAATTTCTACACCATTTAATTTTGCTGGTGCCCACCGCCGAGAGTACCGAAACCACCCCCATGGTGCTGAAAACGGTGCTAGAAGATGCCTTAAAACGCCTAGGGGATCCAGCCTTTGCCGCCCTGATTCTCCACACCTTTGCTAAACAGCAGGGTCGCCAACCCCCAGAAACACCCCAGCAACGGGTCAGTTAAGATACAGCAGTCCTAAATAGGTCGTGTGGTGTGCCCCCGGAGGGGGCACACCACACCAAGGGTTTCAGCCATCGAGATGCGTACAACTGATTTAGGGTTGCTGTATCAAGTAGGGTATCAATCCAGTTGCCGCCATCCTGGCCTAGGGGAATCCTTGCAAAACGGGGAATTCTAGTATTGGATAGTCGTAACTCTCCCCATGGTTTTTTAATAGACTTGCCATAATAACTTTTCTATGCAAGACATTAGCTCTGTTTCCCTGACCCAGCGACAGGCGCAGGTTCTCCAAGCCACTGTGCGCCACTACATTGCCACTGCTGAACCCGTAGGCTCCAAGGCATTGACCCAGGAGTATGACTTTAGTGTCAGTTCGGCCACCATTCGCAGCACCATGGGAGCCTTAGAAAAAGCAGGGTTTCTCTATCAGCCCTACACCTCTGCTGGGCGGATTCCCTCGGATTCCGGATACCGCACCTATGTGGATCAGTTGCTGGTGCCCTCGGTGATGCGATCGCAGCATCTGTCCTCCCAGTTCCACGACCAATTGCGGTGGGACAATGGCAGCTTGGAGTCGGTATTGCGGCGGGCTGCCCAGATCTTATCGGGTCTCAGCGGCTACATGACGCTGATTACCTTGCCCCAAACCTCCAACGCCCGGTTACGCCATTTGCAATTGGTGCCGGTGGAGGGGGGACAAATCATGCTGATTGTGGTGACTAGCACCTATGAAACCCGATCGACCCTTTTAAAGGTGCCCCACCCCCCAGAGGATGCCGATCGCCAGGAAGAAGTGGAGCGGGAATTACAGATTTTAACCAACTTCCTCAATAGTCGTTTGCGGGGGAAATTGCTGCAAGAATTAGCCCAAGTGGACTGGCATAACTTGGAGCGGGAATTGCAGGGTTATGCCGACAGTCTTCAACGTCATTTAGTGGATTTGAGTCAACACCTCTTAAAAACCTCCACCACGACCCAATTGGTCATCAGTGGCATGTCGGAGCTGCTCCACCAGCCGGAATTTAGTGAACTGCAACAGGTGCAAGCCCTGATTCATTTACTGGAGGAGGAACAGGATCAGTTGTGGTCTGTCATGTTTGCGGTGGAAGCTGCCCAAGACACCTCCTCCGGTGCCCGCACCCCAGATCTCAACCCCAAATCATCCACTCGCTTCCGCATTCACATTGGTTCGGAAAATCCCCTGGAACCGATGCGGGGCTGTAGTTTGGTGTCGGCGATGTATCGCCGGGATGGCCAGTTGGCGGGCAGTGTGGGCATTTTGGGACCGACGCGCATGGTCTATGAGCAGGCGATCGTGGCCGTGGAAGTGACGGCGGACTATTTGTCGGAAGCCCTCAGTTCTGAGCCGTTGGGGGGCAATGGCGATCTGAAGCCCCTCGATCGCTGACAAGGGTGCAATCAAGGGTGTAATAGGGGATCGGGGTTTTTAGGCAGCAGGACCGAAACTAACCCGCTTGTAGAGATCCTGGAGGCTAAGGCTCAGATTGACGGAGGATAGCTGTAGGGAAGCCTCAAGACCTGTGATGTCCTGGAGTAACCAGCGGCGATCGTCCAGCTTAGTATAGTGCTCCAGTCGATAGTCTTGCTGACTGACGAGAATATACTCCTCTAAGCTGGGCAGCGTGCGGTAAAGCTGAAACTTTGCAGTTTTATCATAGTTTGCCGTGGAATCTGACAAAATCTCGATAATGAGGCAGGGATTGAGGACTTCGGTTTGGCGGGGAGTCTGGAACTGGGGTTCCCCTTTGATGACCATAACGTCAGGGTAGGTGTAGGTGGCTTGATCGGGTATAGCCAAGCGCATATCACTCATAAAGACGGTGTAGTTCAGATCTTCTAGGGCGAGCAACAGTCGGGCATGGAATTTTCCGGTTAGAAGATTATGGTTGGCTGAGGCTCCGGCCATGGGGAAGAGGGTTCCTTGGATCAGTTCATTTTTGCGATCGGCCTGGGGTTCTTGGGCCAAGTATTCGGCGGCGGTGAGGGGAGGAGTGGGAGCCTCTGCAACAGCGGGAGGGGGTGCGACAATCATGGGTAGTGGAGGAAATGGGACAAGCAAGAACTGAGATCAGGGACTGCTGAGAACTAGGGTTACATCATCAAAAAGCCGACTTGTAGTCAGATTCAGCAGTATATTAGGGTTTTTAGGTAGCAGGACTGAAACTAACCCGCTTGTAGAGATCCTGGAGGCTAAGGCTCAGGTTGACGGAGGATAGCTGTAGGGAAGCCTCAAGACCTGTGATGTCCTGGAGTAACCAGCGGCGATCGTCCAGCTTAGTATAGTGCTCCAATCGATAATCTTGCTGACTAACGAGAATATACTCCTCTAAACTGGGCAGCGTGCGGTAAAGCTGAAACTTTGCGGTTTTATCATAGTTTGCCGTGGAATCTGACAAAATCTCGATAATGAGGCAGGGGTTGAGGACTTCGGTTTGGCGGGGAGTCTGGAACTGGGGTTCCCCTTTGATGACCATAATATCGGGGTAGGTGTAGGTGGCTTGATCGGGTACACCTAAGCGCATATCGCCCATAAAGATTTCAAAGGTCTGTTCATCGTTTTCTAGGGGTAGAAGTCGGCACAGGTTGGTGGCGATGCGGTTATGGTTGGCTGAGGCTCCGGCCATGGGGAAGAGGGTTCCTTGGATTAGTTCATTTTTGCGATCGGCCTGGGCTTCTTGGGCCAGGTATTCGGCGGCGGTGAGGGGAGGAGTGGGAGCCTCCGCAACGGCAGGAGGGGGTGCGACAATCATGGGTAGTGGGGGAAATAAAGGGACAGACAGGAATTGGGATCAGGGACTGCTGAGAACCAGGGTTACTTAATCAAAAAAGGGATGGAGTTCCAGAAAGGAGAGCAAAAAAGGAGAGCAATAAAGGAGAGCAATAAAAGCGAAGTAAAAAAAGCGAAGTAAAAAAAGCGAAGTAAAAAAAGCGAAGTAAAAAAAGCGAAGTAAAAAAAGCGAAGTAAAAACGGCTTGGAGCTTTTTTCTGGCCCGATCTAACCAGACTGATAGAGACATACAGGAATATCTCGACTTAGCCTGATGTTGTTTGAAATAATTCCAGATCTTGAAAAGGCTTAACCTTCCCCTGGGTTTTCACTGAGGAGACTCCGTTGCACCGCTTGCCCGGTTTTGAGGGGGGTACCGCTGCGGACCACATAGACATCCCCCACCCCCAGCCCTTGCAACACCTCCACCTGGCCATTGAGGGATCGCCCCAACCGTACCGATCGCCCCTCCACCAGGGTT
The nucleotide sequence above comes from Prochlorothrix hollandica PCC 9006 = CALU 1027. Encoded proteins:
- a CDS encoding NAD(P)-dependent oxidoreductase; the protein is MHYGLIGTGLMGVPLGHRLLESGASLTVYNRTAAKAASLVQAGASLAPTPATVLAQADCILLVLTDAAAIAETLLTEEARSQIPGKTLVQMGTIAPQESRDICAQVEAAGGEYWEAPVLGSIPEARSGTLIVMVGSTPQQFSQGQPLLQCFSPHPHAIGAVGQAMALKLALNQLIAGLTSTFALSLAFVQRQGVDVEQFMAIVRDSAVYAPTFDKKLQRMVDRDFDRPNFPTQHLLKDVDLFLTEAQDLNLMTDSLQGIGQILEKALTLGLAQGDYSALFAAINPLDHPI
- the hrcA gene encoding heat-inducible transcriptional repressor HrcA, with product MQDISSVSLTQRQAQVLQATVRHYIATAEPVGSKALTQEYDFSVSSATIRSTMGALEKAGFLYQPYTSAGRIPSDSGYRTYVDQLLVPSVMRSQHLSSQFHDQLRWDNGSLESVLRRAAQILSGLSGYMTLITLPQTSNARLRHLQLVPVEGGQIMLIVVTSTYETRSTLLKVPHPPEDADRQEEVERELQILTNFLNSRLRGKLLQELAQVDWHNLERELQGYADSLQRHLVDLSQHLLKTSTTTQLVISGMSELLHQPEFSELQQVQALIHLLEEEQDQLWSVMFAVEAAQDTSSGARTPDLNPKSSTRFRIHIGSENPLEPMRGCSLVSAMYRRDGQLAGSVGILGPTRMVYEQAIVAVEVTADYLSEALSSEPLGGNGDLKPLDR
- a CDS encoding Uma2 family endonuclease, encoding MIVAPPPAVAEAPTPPLTAAEYLAQEPQADRKNELIQGTLFPMAGASANHNLLTGKFHARLLLALEDLNYTVFMSDMRLAIPDQATYTYPDVMVIKGEPQFQTPRQTEVLNPCLIIEILSDSTANYDKTAKFQLYRTLPSLEEYILVSQQDYRLEHYTKLDDRRWLLQDITGLEASLQLSSVNLSLSLQDLYKRVSFGPAA
- a CDS encoding Uma2 family endonuclease, whose translation is MIVAPPPAVAEAPTPPLTAAEYLAQEAQADRKNELIQGTLFPMAGASANHNRIATNLCRLLPLENDEQTFEIFMGDMRLGVPDQATYTYPDIMVIKGEPQFQTPRQTEVLNPCLIIEILSDSTANYDKTAKFQLYRTLPSLEEYILVSQQDYRLEHYTKLDDRRWLLQDITGLEASLQLSSVNLSLSLQDLYKRVSFSPAT